A genome region from Brassica oleracea var. oleracea cultivar TO1000 chromosome C2, BOL, whole genome shotgun sequence includes the following:
- the LOC106325343 gene encoding adenylate isopentenyltransferase 1, chloroplastic, which translates to MVMTELNFLPTTSDRFTTTSPSPSFSSHSLLPFTHRRTRQSNHRPVSVRMEQSRPRNRKDKIVVILGATGAGKSRLSVDLATRFPSEIINSDKIQVYEGLEITTNQITIPDRRGVPHHLLGYLPSEDGELTAGDFRVDASNAVSDIVSRKKLPIIAGGSNSFVHALLAERFDPKIDPFSSSSICRDLRYDSCFIWVDVSEPVLFEYLLKRVDEMMGSGMFEELSGFYDPVKASRARFGIRKAIGVPEFDVYFKMYPPEKDIKWDSGRRAAYDKAVGDIKENTLRLARRQVWKIEKLREAGWDIKRVDATASFRAVMMSSSSSREWREIWEEQVLEPSVKIVNRLLVED; encoded by the coding sequence ATGGTAATGACAGAACTCAACTTCCTCCCAACAACCTCCGATCGCTTCACGACGACGTCACCGTCACCGTCCTTCTCCTCACATTCCCTTCTTCCCTTCACCCATCGACGAACACGACAAAGTAACCACAGACCTGTCTCCGTACGCATGGAGCAGTCACGACCGAGAAACCGAAAAGACAAGATCGTCGTCATCTTAGGAGCAACCGGCGCCGGAAAGTCACGTCTTTCAGTCGATCTCGCCACTCGTTTCCCTTCAGAGATCATAAACTCCGACAAAATCCAAGTCTACGAAGGACTAGAGATCACCACCAACCAGATTACCATCCCGGACCGTCGCGGCGTTCCTCACCACCTCCTGGGTTATCTCCCCTCCGAAGACGGCGAACTCACCGCCGGAGATTTTCGTGTCGACGCTTCAAACGCCGTTTCCGACATAGTCTCCCGTAAAAAGCTTCCGATCATCGCCGGCGGATCCAACTCCTTCGTCCACGCGCTCCTCGCCGAGAGATTCGACCCAAAGATCGATCCTTTCTCTTCTTCTTCGATATGTCGGGATTTGCGGTACGACAGCTGTTTCATCTGGGTAGATGTGTCGGAACCTGTGCTGTTCGAGTATCTTCTGAAACGGGTCGACGAGATGATGGGTTCGGGCATGTTCGAGGAGCTGTCCGGGTTTTACGACCCGGTGAAAGCGAGTAGGGCCCGGTTTGGGATCCGGAAAGCCATAGGCGTACCGGAGTTCGACGTTTACTTCAAAATGTACCCACCGGAGAAGGACATAAAGTGGGATTCAGGGAGGAGAGCGGCGTACGATAAGGCGGTGGGGGATATCAAGGAGAACACGTTGAGGTTAGCGAGGAGGCAAGTATGGAAGATAGAGAAGCTGAGAGAAGCAGGTTGGGATATTAAGAGAGTTGACGCAACGGCGTCGTTTAGAGCTGTTATGATGAGTTCGAGTTCGTCGCGAGAGTGGAGAGAGATTTGGGAGGAGCAAGTTTTGGAGCCAAGCGTAAAGATTGTGAATCGGCTGTTGGTGGAAGATTAG